One window from the genome of Cricetulus griseus strain 17A/GY chromosome 2, alternate assembly CriGri-PICRH-1.0, whole genome shotgun sequence encodes:
- the Tmprss6 gene encoding transmembrane protease serine 6: protein MPRCFHLPCSTRMPTAEVPQVGGQGDGGDGEEAADPEGMFKTPKNSKRKTRDYTRFSPLLLVFAALASAGVMLWYFLGYKTEVTISQVYSGSLRVLNRHFSQDLARRESSAFRSETAKAQKMLKELIASTHLGAYYNSSSIYSLGEGSLTCFFWFILDIPEYQRLTLNPEVVHELLVGELLSNSSTLASYRTEYEVDPESLVILEASVNDIVVLNSTLGCYRYSYVKPGQVLRLRGPDQLASSCLWHLQGPEDLMLKVRLEWTQVDCRDRVAMYDAAGPLEKRLITSVYGCNRQEPVMEVLASGSVMAVVWKKGLHSYYDPFMLSVKSVAFQDCQVNLTLEGRLDLQGFLSTPYYPSYYSPRTHCSWHLTVPSLDYGLALWFDAYALRRQKYNLLCTQGQWMIQNRRLCGFRTLQPYAERIPMVASAGVTINFTSQISLTGPGVQVYYSLYNQSDPCPGEFLCSVNGLCVPACDGIKDCPNGLDERNCVCRAMFQCQEDSTCISLPRVCDQQPDCLNGSDEEQCQEGVPCGTFTFQCEDQSCVKKPNPECDGQLDCSDGSDEKHCDCGLQGPSSRIVGGSVSSEGEWPWQASLQIRGRHICGGALITDRWVITAAHCFQEDSMASPRLWTVFLGKIRQNSRWPGEVSFKVSRLFLHPYHEEDSHDYDVALLQLDHPVVFSATVRPICLPARSHFFEPGQFCWITGWGALREGGPSSSTLQKVDVQLVPQDLCSEAYRYQVTPRMLCAGYRKGKKDACQGDSGGPLVCREPSGRWFLAGLVSWGLGCGRPNFFGVYTRITRVINWIQQVLT, encoded by the exons ATGCCAAGATGTTTCCATCTCCCTTGTTCTACCAGGATGCCCACCGCTGAGGTCCCCCAAGTAGGTGGGCAGGGTGATGGAGGCGATGGAGAGGAAGCTGCTGATCCAGAGGGAATGTTCAAGACCCCcaaaaacagcaagagaaaaaccCGGGACTATACCCGCTTCTCGCCACTATTGCTGGTCTTTGCTGCTTTGGCCTCAGCAGGAGTCATGCTTTGGTATTTCCTAG GTTACAAGACAGAAGTGACCATTAGCCAGGTGTACTCTGGCAGCCTCCGGGTGCTCAACCGCCATTTCTCCCAGGACCTGGCCCGACGAGAGTCCAGTGCTTTCCGCAGTGAAACTGCCAAAGCCCAGAAGATG CTCAAAGAGCtgattgccagcacccacctGGGTGCTtactacaactccagttccatctACTCCCTTGG GGAGGGATCCCTCACTTGCTTCTTCTGGTTTATCCTTGACATTCCTGAGTACCAGCGACTGACACTGAACCCTGAGGTGGTGCATGAGCTCCTGGTGGGTGAGCTTCTGTCCAATAGCTCGACCCTGGCTTCCTATAGGACGGAATATGAGGTGGACCCTGAAAGCCTGGTGATCCTAG AAGCCAGCGTGAATGACATAGTCGTACTGAATTCCACGCTGG GCTGTTACCGCTACAGCTACGTGAAGCCAGGCCAGGTCCTCCGGTTGAGGGGGCCGGACCAGCTGGCCTCTAGCTGCCTGTGGCACCTCCAGGGGCCTGAGGACCTCATGCTCAAAGTGCGGCTCGAGTGGACCCAGGTTGACTGCAGAGACCGGGTGGCGATGTATGACGCAGCTGGGCCCCTGGAGAAGAGACTCATCACTTC GGTCTATGGGTGCAACCGCCAGGAACCCGTGATGGAGGTGCTGGCGTCGGGCTCTGTCATGGCAGTGGTGTGGAAGAAGGGCCTGCACAGCTACTATGACCCCTTCATGCTCTCAGTGAAGTCTGTGGCCTTCCAGG ACTGCCAGGTGAACCTGACACTGGAGGGCCGGCTGGACCTACAGGGCTTCCTCAGCACACCCTATTACCCCAGCTACTACTCACCCAGAACCCACTGCTCCTGGCATCTCACG GTACCCTCTCTGGACTACGGCTTGGCACTCTGGTTTGATGCCTatgcactaaggaggcagaagtaCAACCTGTTGTGTACTCAAGGCCAGTGGATGATCCAGAACAGAAG GCTGTGTGGCTTCCGCACCCTCCAGCCATATGCGGAGAGGATCCCCATGGTGGCCTCGGCTGGTGTCACCATCAACTTCACCTCCCAGATCTCCCTTACAGGCCCCGGTGTGCAAGTGTACTACAGCCTGTACAACCAGTCAGACC CCTGCCCTGGAGAGTTCCTCTGCTCTGTGAATGGACTGTGTGTCCCTGCCTGCGATGGGATCAAGGACTGTCCCAACGGCCTGGACGAGAGAAACTGTG TCTGCAGAGCCATGTTCCAGTGCCAAGAGGACAGCACATGCATTTCACTGCCTAGAGTCTGTGACCAGCAGCCTGACTGTCTCAATGGCAGTGATGAAGAACAGTGCCAAGAAG GAGTGCCCTGCGGGACATTCACCTTCcagtgtgaggaccagagctgTGTGAAGAAGCCCAACCCAGAGTGTGACGGGCAGTTGGACTGCAGTGATGGTTCAGATGAGAAACACTGCG acTGTGGCCTCCAGGGCCCCTCCAGCCGCATTGTGGGCGGGTCCGTGTCCTCCGAGGGTGAGTGGCCATGGCAGGCCAGCCTCCAGATTCGGGGTCGACACATCTGTGGGGGGGCTCTCATCACTGACCGTTGGGTCATAACAGCCGCCCACTGCTTCCAGGAGGACAG CATGGCCTCCCCAAGGCTATGGACTGTGTTCCTGGGCAAGATTCGGCAGAACTCACGCTGGCCAGGTGAGGTGTCCTTCAAGGTGAGCCGCCTGTTCCTGCACCCGTATCACGAGGAGGACAGCCACGACTATGATGTGGCCCTGCTGCAGCTGGACCACCCGGTGGTATTCTCGGCCACTGTGCGTCCCATCTGCCTGCCTGCGCGCTCTCACTTCTTCGAGCCGGGACAGTTCTGCTGGATCACTGGCTGGGGAGCCCTTCGAGAGGGTG GTCCCAGCAGTAGCACCCTGCAGAAGGTGGATGTACAGCTGGTCCCTCAAGACCTGTGCAGTGAGGCCTACCGCTACCAGGTGACCCCACGCATGCTCTGTGCCGGCTACCGCAAGGGCAAGAAGGATGCCTGCCAG GGTGACTCTGGAGGTCCACTGGTTTGCAGGGAGCCCAGTGGTCGCTGGTTCCTGGCAGGGTTGGTTAGCTGGGGCCTAGGCTGTGGCCGACCCAACTTCTTCGGCGTCTACACTCGCATCACGCGTGTGATCAACTGGATCCAGCAGGTGCTGACCTGA